A single window of Eucalyptus grandis isolate ANBG69807.140 chromosome 1, ASM1654582v1, whole genome shotgun sequence DNA harbors:
- the LOC104452218 gene encoding protein NTM1-like 9: MQNTISEVTRSLPPGFRFQATDEELLLDYLKPKILRQPDGRHYDMIPEIDVLEFEPWQLPSLFGHMFSGKELFFFCHLKRKYLNSNRSNRTTKAGYWKPTGEVPTIVSEDNEAQIGIRKTLVFYEGRMPKGKRTNFVMHEYLLKPKCLGNNHDENEMLPYALCRIKQKKDKKLMKGHALTISPGGYSNSHCTDTSNVSETPLNQEGDYLSFCDNLHNEVADNQEVVYAQPESTQDDLFHTIDIVLNADDSGRINGILSYYNTTPAYQPQAAAEEGSSSFFDFSHDNDGNEFSHGYMPSPYSNSAYYSGFDCGNV; encoded by the exons ATGCAGAACACAATCTCAGAAGTAACGAGGTCACTCCCGCCCGGATTCAGATTCCAGGCCACTGATGAGGAGCTTCTGTTGGACTACTTGAAGCCCAAGATTCTCAGACAGCCCGACGGACGCCACTACGACATGATACCGGAGATTGATGTACTGGAATTCGAACCTTGGCAATTGCCCTCCCTCTTCGGTCACATGTTCAGCGGTAAGgagctgtttttcttttgtcactTGAAGCGCAAGTACTTGAACAGCAACCGCTCCAACCGGACAACCAAAGCTGGTTATTGGAAACCGACTGGCGAGGTGCCCACTATTGTGAGCGAGGACAATGAGGCACAGATAGGAATAAGGAAGACACTAGTGTTCTACGAAGGCCGCATGCCCAAAGGCAAAAGGACCAACTTCGTGATGCACGAATATCTCCTAAAGCCCAAGTGTTTGGGCAACAATCATGATGAAAATGAG ATGCTGCCTTATGCGTTATGTCGGATAAAGCAAAAGAAGGACAAGAAGCTGATGAAGGGTCACGCTCTGACGATCAGCCCTGGAGGCTATTCAAACAGCCATTGCACAGACACTAGCAATGTATCAGAGACCCCTCTGAATCAAGAAGGGGACTACTTGAGCTTCTGTGACAACCTGCACAATGAAGTTGCTGATAACCAAGAAGTTGTTTATGCTCAACCCGAG AGTACTCAAGATGATTTGTTTCATACTATCGACATTGTCTTGAATGCAGATGACAGTGGAAGAATTAATGGCATTTTATCATACTACAACACCACTCCAGCCTATCAGCCCCAGGCAGCAGCAGAGGAAGGATCATCGTCCTTCTTTGATTTCTCACATGACAACGATGGCAATGAGTTCAGCCATGGATACATGCCATCTCCATACAGCAATTCTGCATATTATTCCGGTTTCGACTGCGGCAATGTCTGA